One Rissa tridactyla isolate bRisTri1 chromosome 1, bRisTri1.patW.cur.20221130, whole genome shotgun sequence DNA segment encodes these proteins:
- the ATP6V1A gene encoding V-type proton ATPase catalytic subunit A — protein sequence MDFSKLPKIRDEDREAFVGYVHGVSGPVVTACNMAGAAMYELVRVGHSELVGEIIRLEGDLATVQVYEETSGVSVGDPVLRTGKPLSVELGPGIMGAIFDGIQRPLSDISTLTKSIYIPRGVNVSALSRDVKWDFTPSKNLRVGSHITGGDIYGVVNENSLIKHKIMLPPRNRGTVTYIAPPGNYDTSDVVLELEFEGVKEKFTMVQIWPVRQVRPVTEKLPANHPLLTGQRVLDALFPCVQGGTTAIPGAFGCGKTVISQSLSKYSNSDVIIYVGCGERGNEMSEVLRDFPELTMEVDGKVESIMKRTALVANTSNMPVAAREASIYTGITLSEYFRDMGYHVSMMADSTSRWAEALREISGRLAEMPADSGYPAYLGARLASFYERAGRVKCLGNPEREGSVSIVGAVSPPGGDFSDPVTSATLGIVQVFWGLDKKLAQRKHFPSVNWLISYSKYTRALDEYYDKHFTEFVPLRTKAKEILQEEEDLAEIVQLVGKASLAETDKITLEVAKLIKDDFLQQNGYTPYDRFCPFYKTVGMLSNMIAFYDMARRAVETTAQSDNKITWSIIRENMSEILYRLTSMKFKDPVKDGETKIKADYAQLFEDMQNAFRSLED from the exons ATGGACTTCTCTAAGCTACCCAAAATCCGTGATGAGGACAGAGAGGCTTTTGTTGGCTATGTCCATGGAGTCTCAGGACCTG TGGTCACAGCATGCAACATGGCAGGTGCTGCTATGTACGAGCTGGTACGAGTAGGCCACAGTGAACTGGTGGGGGAGATTATCCGACTGGAAGGTGATTTGGCAACTGTCCAGGTGTATGAAGAAACAT CTGGTGTCTCTGTAGGAGATCCTGTACTCCGTACTGGCAAACCCCTGTCAGTGGAGCTAGGGCCTGGCATTATGGGAGCTATTTTTGATGGTATCCAGAGGCCTCTCTCAGACATCAGCACTCTGACCAAAAGTATCTATATCCCTAGAGGTGTCAACGTGTCAGCTTTGAGCCGGGATGTCAAATGGGACTTCACACCTTCCAAAAATCTGCGG GTTGGCAGCCATATCACTGGTGGAGATATTTATGGTGTGGTGAATGAAAACTCCCTTATCAAACACAAAATCATGCTGCCCCCACGAAACAGGGGTACAGTTACATACATTGCTCCGCCAGGAAACTATGACACTTCA GATGTTGTCTTAGAGCTGGAGTTTGAAGGTGTGAAGGAGAAGTTCACTATGGTCCAGATCTGGCCTGTACGTCAAGTCCGTCCTGTTACTGAGAAGTTACCAGCCAATCATCCTTTATTAACTGGCCAACGGGTCCTGGATGCCCTCTTCCC GTGTGTACAAGGGGGTACAACAGCGATTCCGGGGGCATTCGGTTGTGGGAAGACTGTGATTTCGCAGTCTCTCTCAAAATACTCCAACAGTGATGTCATCATTTATGTAGGCTGTGGAGAACGAGGAAATGAAATGTCTGAAGTACTGAGAGATTTCCCTGAG ttAACAATGGAAGTTGATGGCAAGGTAGAAAGCATAATGAAGAGAACAGCTCTAGTAGCAAATACCTCCAACATGCCTGTGGCTGCCAGAGAAGCCTCTATCTATACTG GAATCACGCTGTCCGAGTATTTCCGGGACATGGGCTACCATGTCAGTATGATGGCAGACTCTACTTCCCGATGGGCTGAGGCCCTCAGAGAAATTTCAGGGCGACTGGCTGAAATGCCAGCTG ACAGCGGTTATCCAGCCTACCTTGGTGCCCGTCTAGCCTCTTTCTACGAGCGAGCTGGCAGAGTGAAGTGTCTGGGAAATCCTGAAAGGGAAGGCAGTGTCAGCATTGTTGGAGC TGTCTCTCCCCCAGGTGGCGACTTCTCTGATCCTGTCACATCTGCTACTCTGGGCATTGTTCAG GTTTTCTGGGGCCTGGATAAGAAGCTGGCGCAACGCAAGCACTTTCCCTCTGTCAACTGGCTGATCAGCTACAGCAAATACACGCGTGCCCTGGATGAGTACTACGACAAGCATTTTACAGAGTTTGTCCCTCTCAGGACAAAAGCCAAAGAGATCCTACAGGAGGAAGAGGACCTTGCAGAGATAGTGCAGCTTGTGGGGAAG GCTTCCTTGGCAGAAACAGATAAAATTACCTTGGAGGTTGCCAAGCTGATAAAAGATGACTTCTTGCAACAGAATGGTTATACGCCTTATGACAG GTTCTGCCCTTTCTATAAAACAGTGGGAATGCTTTCCAATATGATTGCATTTTATGACATGGCACGCCGTGCTGTAGAAACCACAGCCCAGAGTGACAATAAGATCACGTGGTCCATCATCCGAGAGAACATGAGCGAAATCCTCTACAGACTTACCTCCATGAAATTCAAG GACCCTGTCAAAGATGGTGAAACAAAAATCAAGGCGGACTATGCCCAGCTGTTTGAGGATATGCAGAATGCGTTTCGCAGTCTGGAAGACTAG
- the DUSP12 gene encoding dual specificity protein phosphatase 12 — protein MSVAAGCRGGGMVPVLPGLYVGGAESCSSPESLAAAGVVAVLTVDAEEPPAVPGVRAMHVRLRDEPGADLLSRLDDCAAFIAAARAGGGAALVRCHAGVSRSVAVVTAYLMKTEGLGWEEAYAAVRAAKHDAEVNPGFQGQLKLYEAMGCAVDSSSPFYKRYRLEMLTERYPELQDLPREVFAVDPTSICQNPNTEVLYRCRKCRRALFRSSSILSHTEGSGPTAFAHKRITDSVQLCGDGREKCTSYFTEPVQWMEPALLGVMEGQLLCPKCTSKLGSFSWRGEQCSCGRWVTPAFQIHKSRVDEVRMLPVGNFQAAKT, from the exons ATGTCGGTGGCTGCGGGTTGCCGGGGCGGCGGGATGGTGCCGGTGTTGCCGGGGCTTTACGTGGGGGGCGCGGAGTCGTGCTCGTCCCCGGAGTCACTGGCAGCGGCGGGGGTGGTGGCGGTGCTGACGGTGGATGCGGAGGAGCCGCCGGCGGTGCCGGGGGTGCGGGCCATGCACGTCCGGCTGCGGGACGAGCCCGGCGCCGACCTGCTGAGCCGCCTGGACGACTGCGCAGCCTTCATCgccgcggcgcgggcgggcggcggagccgcTCTCGTCCGCTG CCATGCCGGGGTGAGCCGCAGCGTGGCCGTGGTGACCGCCTACCTCATGAAGACGGAGGGACTCGGCTGGGAGGAGGCCTACGCCGCCGTCAGGGCCGCCAAACACGACGCCGA GGTGAACCCGGGTTTCCAGGGGCAGCTGAAGCTGTACGAGGCCATGGGCTGCGCCGTGGACAGCAGCAGCCCCTTCTACAAGCGGTACCGGCTGGAGATGCTGACGGAGAGGTACCCCG AACTTCAGGACTTGCCCCGAGAAGTCTTTGCTGTTGATCCAACCAGTATATGTCAAAATCCAAACACAGAGGTTCTCTACAGGTGCAGGAAATGCAG GCGTGCTCTATTCCGTAGTTCCAGCATTTTGTCCCACACGGAAGGAAGCGGACCCACAGCCTTTGCCCACAAGAGGATAACGGACTCTGTGCAGCTTTGTGGTGATGGCCGTGAAAAGTGTACCTCTTACTTCACCGAGCCCGTGCAGTGGATGGAGCCAGCGTTGCTCGGAGTAATGGAAGGACAG CTTCTGTGTCCCAAATGCACGTCGAAGCTGGGCTCCTTCAGCTGGCGGGGTGAGCAGTGTTCCTGTGGCCGCTGGGTGACACCTGCCTTCCAGATCCATAAAAGTCGTGTGGATGAAGTGAGGATGCTGCCAGTTGGTAACTTTCAAGCTGCCAAAACCTGA